From the genome of Geoglobus ahangari, one region includes:
- a CDS encoding glutaredoxin domain-containing protein, translating into MIKVYAITTCPYCKKTLKFLRENGADVDVIFLDELDMEKKEMAMREIYSYAGMYAVPVVVHGDRVVVGYDREKLEALLREVVE; encoded by the coding sequence ATGATTAAAGTCTACGCGATCACCACCTGCCCCTACTGCAAGAAAACGCTGAAGTTTCTCAGGGAGAACGGAGCGGATGTTGACGTCATATTTCTCGATGAGCTCGACATGGAGAAGAAGGAGATGGCGATGAGGGAGATTTACAGCTATGCCGGTATGTATGCTGTGCCTGTGGTTGTTCACGGTGACCGGGTGGTTGTTGGCTATGATAGGGAAAAGCTGGAGGCCCTTTTAAGGGAGGTTGTGGAATGA
- a CDS encoding aldehyde ferredoxin oxidoreductase family protein, whose translation MRDRVLRINLTDYSYEVEERPELVEEWIGGVGIAVQLFRESMRDLKADPLSEENVIVFANGPFTLAYPYASKTVAMFKSPLTGELGESHAGGRTATALASAGYTAMVIEGRSDKPVYVVVDEDRVHFRDGRSLRGIRDSLILSRILAEIEGGKGERSIVRAGYGGEKLVRFACVTTETYRHFGRLGLGAVFGSKNLLAVVVRGKKTFRPRDPERYREVYREIYRLGVESDAMKKYHLLGTAENVLPLRELRALPVKNLTENYIECEDISGESLAEHSLGRRIACAHCPTACIHIAVLRQEYENERYFYKTLMISYDYELIYALGSMIGVTRRDDLLRLIHRVETYGLDAISTGVCLAWATEALERGVVSEKETIVRLSFGDADSYLKAIDYLVEQPNEFYEALARGVRFAAKKYGGEEFAIAVAGNEIPGYNTGYANYVGLLIGMRHSHLDNGGYSLDQKQPKLEAREAVDRLVKEEMWRQVLSSLVVCFFARGVFSPELVSRAFEPLGVEMGVDELNEAGRRIYLEKVRLKKEMGYVPSLSDLPERVFEVETPAGVLRRGYFEEALDYYMREYYSKV comes from the coding sequence ATGAGGGACAGGGTTCTCAGGATAAACCTGACCGACTACAGCTATGAGGTCGAGGAGAGGCCGGAGCTCGTCGAGGAGTGGATTGGAGGAGTGGGCATTGCGGTTCAGCTGTTCAGGGAGAGCATGAGGGATCTAAAGGCCGACCCGCTGAGCGAGGAGAACGTCATAGTCTTCGCCAACGGCCCGTTCACCCTCGCCTACCCCTACGCCTCAAAAACTGTAGCGATGTTCAAGAGCCCCCTAACCGGAGAGCTGGGTGAAAGTCATGCTGGCGGCAGAACGGCCACAGCTCTCGCATCTGCTGGCTATACGGCAATGGTGATCGAGGGCAGGAGCGACAAGCCCGTTTACGTGGTGGTTGATGAGGACAGGGTGCACTTCAGGGACGGAAGGTCTCTCAGGGGGATAAGGGACTCGCTTATCCTGAGCAGAATTCTTGCTGAGATAGAAGGTGGAAAGGGCGAGAGGAGCATAGTGAGGGCAGGTTACGGTGGAGAGAAGCTGGTAAGGTTTGCGTGCGTTACAACCGAGACGTACAGGCACTTTGGAAGGCTCGGGCTTGGAGCGGTCTTCGGGAGCAAGAACCTGCTTGCTGTTGTCGTGAGGGGTAAGAAGACATTCAGGCCGAGAGACCCAGAGAGGTACAGGGAGGTTTACAGGGAGATCTACAGGCTGGGTGTTGAGAGCGACGCGATGAAGAAGTATCACCTTTTGGGAACGGCGGAAAACGTCCTGCCCCTCAGGGAACTCAGGGCACTTCCAGTCAAAAACCTGACGGAGAACTACATAGAGTGCGAGGACATAAGCGGTGAGAGCCTCGCAGAACACAGCCTTGGACGGAGGATAGCCTGTGCCCACTGCCCGACGGCCTGCATCCACATAGCCGTTCTCAGGCAGGAGTACGAGAACGAGAGGTACTTCTACAAGACCCTCATGATCAGCTACGATTACGAGCTGATCTACGCCCTCGGATCAATGATCGGGGTGACGAGAAGGGATGACTTGCTGAGGCTGATACACAGGGTCGAGACCTACGGCCTTGACGCGATCAGCACCGGAGTGTGCCTCGCCTGGGCAACGGAGGCTCTGGAGAGGGGTGTGGTCAGCGAGAAAGAGACAATAGTCAGGCTGAGCTTTGGAGACGCTGACAGCTATTTGAAGGCGATAGACTACCTCGTCGAGCAGCCAAACGAGTTCTACGAGGCACTTGCGAGGGGCGTGAGGTTCGCTGCAAAGAAGTACGGTGGGGAGGAGTTCGCGATAGCCGTCGCGGGCAACGAGATCCCCGGCTACAACACGGGCTATGCCAACTATGTGGGCCTGCTGATAGGCATGAGGCACAGCCACCTCGACAACGGCGGCTACTCGCTTGACCAGAAACAGCCCAAGCTTGAGGCGAGAGAGGCTGTGGACAGGCTCGTGAAGGAGGAGATGTGGAGGCAGGTGCTGTCGAGCCTCGTCGTGTGCTTCTTCGCGAGGGGCGTGTTCAGTCCAGAGCTCGTCAGCAGGGCTTTCGAACCGCTTGGAGTGGAGATGGGTGTGGATGAGCTGAACGAGGCCGGGAGAAGGATCTACCTCGAGAAGGTCAGGCTGAAGAAGGAGATGGGATACGTCCCGTCGCTGAGCGATCTGCCGGAGAGGGTGTTCGAGGTGGAAACGCCCGCTGGTGTGCTGAGGAGAGGGTACTTCGAGGAGGCGCTGGACTACTACATGAGGGAGTACTACTCAAAAGTTTGA
- a CDS encoding M42 family metallopeptidase has translation MYENLENLIKRLSDAHGISGYEDEVREVIRAELEDHVDEIRVDKFGNIICIKNGNEFTEMLAAHMDEIGFMVKYIEDNGYLRITPIGGWFSQTAVNQRVVLHGRKGKVVGVLGCKPPHFMKEDERRKVIEIRDMFIDVGASSRDEVKELGIEVGTPVTVDRECVRLGNMVTGKAMDNRAGVAAMIEAVKRTESRATIYAVGTVQEEVGLKGARISAYAITPDVALALDVAPSTDYPGAESVKIDVKLDKGPVITVADASGRGLIAPKRVLDWLVETAEGSKIEYQLEVGEGGTTDATAIHLTKSGIPTGVVSVPARYIHTPVEVISLKDLDQSAELVARALETAEKYFK, from the coding sequence ATGTATGAGAATCTCGAGAACCTGATAAAGAGGTTGAGCGACGCGCACGGCATCTCGGGCTATGAGGACGAGGTCAGGGAGGTAATAAGGGCCGAGCTTGAAGACCATGTTGACGAGATCAGGGTGGACAAGTTCGGGAACATAATCTGCATAAAGAACGGAAACGAGTTCACGGAGATGCTTGCAGCCCACATGGACGAGATAGGTTTCATGGTGAAGTACATCGAGGATAACGGGTACCTGAGGATAACCCCGATCGGCGGGTGGTTCAGCCAGACTGCAGTCAACCAGAGGGTCGTTCTGCACGGAAGGAAGGGTAAGGTCGTTGGCGTTCTGGGCTGCAAGCCCCCGCACTTCATGAAGGAGGACGAGAGGAGGAAGGTGATTGAGATAAGGGACATGTTCATCGATGTCGGGGCGAGCAGCAGGGACGAGGTGAAGGAGCTCGGGATAGAGGTGGGAACGCCCGTCACAGTTGACAGGGAGTGCGTGAGGCTCGGCAACATGGTCACCGGGAAGGCGATGGACAACAGGGCCGGAGTGGCGGCGATGATCGAGGCGGTCAAGAGGACTGAGAGCAGGGCGACGATCTATGCCGTCGGGACGGTTCAGGAGGAGGTCGGGCTAAAGGGTGCGAGAATCTCAGCCTATGCCATAACCCCTGATGTTGCCCTCGCGCTTGATGTCGCCCCCTCCACAGACTACCCGGGTGCTGAGAGCGTAAAGATTGACGTTAAGCTCGACAAGGGGCCAGTGATCACAGTGGCTGACGCATCAGGCAGGGGCTTGATTGCTCCAAAGAGGGTTCTTGACTGGCTTGTCGAGACAGCTGAGGGCAGCAAGATCGAGTACCAGCTCGAGGTTGGTGAGGGAGGAACCACCGACGCCACGGCAATCCACCTGACCAAGTCTGGAATACCGACCGGGGTTGTCTCCGTTCCCGCAAGATACATCCACACACCTGTAGAGGTCATATCCCTCAAGGATCTCGACCAGTCGGCAGAGCTCGTTGCAAGGGCACTGGAAACGGCGGAGAAGTATTTCAAGTGA
- a CDS encoding NAD(P)H-dependent glycerol-3-phosphate dehydrogenase produces the protein MKVAILGAGAMGSALTIPYSEKNEVVLWGTEYDVPILEKIRRGEKHPRIDERVAVNDILNPDELDKALNADILVIAVSTEGVMPIFEQISDSLKDQVIITLAKGFIDEGEILTIPQAIWHERKDLKRNIAAITGPSIAKEVAKKLPTHVVYSSLGDRTLKVVKEYLETDYYRISLTHDIVGCETASALKNVYSIAIAWIRGIESRKGNVTMNNLKGIIVTQALREIGTLVRANGGKTETVYDLTGIGDLIATFRGGRNGMLGELLGKGYDIDSALKELERRGVGVVEGYVNAERAYRLAETLDHKGKLKMEELPLLEGINDVLYNGKDAEEVIHDLF, from the coding sequence ATGAAGGTAGCTATTCTCGGCGCGGGTGCGATGGGCTCGGCTCTGACGATACCCTATTCTGAGAAAAACGAGGTCGTGCTGTGGGGAACTGAGTACGACGTGCCCATCCTCGAGAAGATCAGAAGGGGAGAGAAGCATCCGAGGATCGACGAGAGGGTTGCTGTAAACGATATCCTCAACCCGGACGAGCTCGACAAGGCCCTTAACGCCGACATACTGGTTATAGCAGTCAGCACGGAGGGCGTGATGCCGATATTCGAGCAGATATCCGACTCTCTGAAGGATCAGGTGATAATAACTCTCGCAAAGGGATTCATTGACGAGGGAGAGATCCTCACAATCCCTCAGGCAATATGGCATGAGAGGAAGGACCTGAAGAGAAACATTGCCGCGATAACCGGGCCGTCAATAGCTAAGGAGGTCGCCAAGAAGCTCCCGACCCACGTTGTCTACTCCTCCCTCGGAGACAGAACCCTGAAGGTCGTGAAGGAGTACCTCGAAACCGACTACTACAGGATATCCCTGACCCACGACATTGTGGGCTGCGAGACAGCCTCAGCACTAAAAAACGTCTACTCCATAGCCATCGCGTGGATAAGGGGGATTGAGAGCAGAAAGGGGAACGTCACAATGAACAACCTCAAGGGGATTATTGTGACGCAGGCCCTAAGGGAGATAGGAACCCTCGTGAGGGCCAACGGGGGGAAGACTGAGACTGTTTACGACCTCACAGGTATCGGTGACCTGATAGCCACCTTCAGGGGTGGTAGAAACGGGATGCTCGGAGAGCTGCTTGGGAAGGGGTACGACATAGACTCAGCACTCAAGGAGCTCGAGAGGAGGGGTGTTGGAGTTGTTGAGGGTTATGTGAACGCGGAGAGAGCATACAGACTTGCAGAAACCCTTGACCACAAGGGCAAGCTGAAGATGGAGGAGCTGCCACTGCTCGAGGGAATTAACGACGTCCTCTACAACGGAAAAGATGCTGAAGAGGTCATACACGACCTCTTCTAA
- the hxlB gene encoding 6-phospho-3-hexuloisomerase has protein sequence MTGEQIVKFLDAMENQIRSLKENLNIDEIERMIESIQSARSIFVMGAGRSGFVAKSFAMRLMHCGYNVYVVGETVTPRIGKDDLLIAISGSGETTSVVNISRKAKEMIGSKLVAITSNNSSSLAKMADIVVTIKGKIKTEKDEELSKIAPLGTMFELTVMIFLDALIAELMSVRNLTEKDLEDRHAVLE, from the coding sequence ATGACTGGTGAGCAGATTGTCAAATTCCTCGATGCGATGGAGAACCAGATACGCTCGCTCAAGGAGAACCTGAACATCGACGAGATAGAGAGGATGATAGAGTCAATACAGAGCGCGAGGAGCATATTCGTGATGGGGGCTGGAAGGAGCGGCTTCGTAGCGAAGTCGTTCGCCATGAGGCTGATGCACTGCGGCTACAACGTATACGTGGTTGGGGAGACCGTGACACCGAGAATCGGGAAGGACGACCTTCTCATAGCCATCTCCGGCTCCGGAGAGACGACGTCAGTGGTGAACATAAGCAGGAAAGCCAAGGAGATGATCGGCTCCAAGCTCGTTGCGATAACCAGCAACAACTCATCATCCCTCGCCAAAATGGCCGACATAGTCGTGACGATAAAGGGCAAGATAAAGACTGAGAAGGACGAGGAGCTCTCCAAGATCGCCCCCCTCGGGACCATGTTCGAGCTGACCGTTATGATATTCCTCGACGCTCTGATAGCTGAGCTCATGAGCGTGAGGAACCTGACCGAGAAGGATCTTGAGGACAGGCACGCGGTGCTTGAGTGA
- a CDS encoding single-stranded-DNA-specific exonuclease RecJ, producing MDYIVDERFNQLIDEVAEKFLKKENGDLITVIHHNDADGICSASILKAMLEGINANFELICVEKVYPAVIEKIHDDREGIFIYTDLGGLASHIIEKYTGDNSVSFIIDHHPAKMTDGDKVYILDPELAGVSGDIFISASALNYLFARRVWPEIENYAYIALLGAVGDYHDRYGGVLGFDRYVLNEAVRMGQVTIRLEGVRERYYIKKFGEYADSVARRLTILGAVGYLERGYRDGVEVCFNGFNDRILSKVEKLEKMKEEKFRSEIERLMSGGMNETEHIQWFSVEDRFDPMGVKTIGEFCQLIKDMSFMKPTKYLIGFQHIPPVIPDLGRIDWKGVKVSGRTPSSLERMILNGKMPGLDILIPKASQIVGGYADATHKIAAATVIDMGREEEFIQAMEEVLRDEGAEAG from the coding sequence ATGGATTACATTGTGGATGAAAGGTTCAACCAGTTGATAGATGAGGTTGCTGAGAAGTTCCTGAAGAAGGAGAACGGTGACCTCATCACAGTGATCCACCACAACGACGCGGACGGAATCTGCTCGGCCTCTATACTGAAGGCCATGCTCGAGGGGATAAACGCAAACTTCGAGCTCATATGCGTCGAGAAGGTGTACCCTGCGGTCATAGAGAAAATACACGACGACAGGGAGGGGATCTTCATCTACACCGACCTCGGAGGCCTCGCGTCCCACATTATAGAGAAGTACACTGGAGACAACAGCGTGTCCTTCATCATCGACCACCACCCCGCGAAGATGACCGACGGAGACAAGGTCTACATCCTTGACCCGGAGCTGGCGGGCGTGTCCGGAGACATCTTCATCTCCGCCTCCGCCCTCAACTACCTGTTTGCCAGACGCGTCTGGCCGGAGATAGAGAACTACGCCTACATAGCCCTTCTCGGTGCCGTCGGAGACTACCACGACAGATACGGAGGCGTGCTCGGCTTTGACAGGTACGTGCTCAATGAGGCCGTCAGGATGGGACAGGTCACGATAAGGCTCGAGGGGGTAAGGGAGAGGTACTACATCAAGAAGTTTGGGGAGTACGCGGACTCCGTTGCGAGGAGGCTGACGATCCTCGGCGCTGTAGGGTATCTGGAGAGGGGCTACAGGGATGGTGTGGAGGTGTGCTTCAACGGGTTCAATGACAGAATCCTGTCCAAGGTGGAGAAGCTCGAGAAGATGAAGGAGGAGAAGTTCAGGAGCGAGATAGAGAGGCTGATGAGCGGTGGAATGAACGAAACGGAGCACATCCAGTGGTTCAGCGTGGAGGACAGGTTCGATCCGATGGGTGTGAAGACGATCGGAGAGTTCTGCCAGCTAATCAAGGACATGAGCTTCATGAAGCCGACCAAGTACCTCATCGGCTTCCAGCACATCCCGCCGGTGATACCCGATCTCGGCAGGATCGACTGGAAGGGGGTGAAAGTGAGCGGCAGAACGCCATCGAGCCTCGAGAGGATGATCCTCAACGGAAAGATGCCTGGCCTTGACATCCTGATTCCAAAGGCCAGCCAGATTGTTGGGGGATACGCGGACGCGACCCACAAGATCGCCGCAGCGACGGTCATCGACATGGGTAGGGAGGAGGAGTTCATTCAGGCCATGGAGGAGGTACTGAGAGATGAAGGTGCTGAGGCTGGCTGA
- the pyrF gene encoding orotidine-5'-phosphate decarboxylase, protein MLILALDVVDHERALKVAKDTAEFVSAIKVNYPLVLTAGVDVISELSEIRPVIADFKIADIPYTSGLIAKIVFEKGVRAVIAHGFVGRDTLQEVRRVASDYDGEVYVVTELSSTGGKEFMSEHALEIAKLAESVGCDGLIAPATRPDRIRAVKSAAPSLKVLCPGVGAQGGSVEDVMKAGADAIIVGRAIYNSPDPRESARRYFEELRSVREKIDRKDGKAN, encoded by the coding sequence ATGCTGATCCTCGCACTCGACGTTGTGGATCACGAGAGGGCTCTGAAAGTTGCGAAGGATACCGCCGAATTCGTTTCCGCCATAAAGGTGAACTACCCCCTCGTTCTCACCGCGGGAGTGGACGTGATATCCGAGCTGTCGGAAATCCGGCCCGTAATAGCAGACTTCAAGATAGCAGACATACCATACACGAGCGGGCTTATAGCCAAGATAGTCTTCGAGAAGGGTGTCAGGGCTGTAATCGCCCACGGATTCGTCGGAAGGGACACGCTGCAGGAGGTAAGGAGAGTTGCAAGTGACTACGATGGAGAGGTGTACGTCGTCACCGAGCTGAGCAGCACGGGGGGAAAGGAGTTCATGTCCGAACACGCCCTTGAGATTGCAAAGCTTGCTGAGAGCGTTGGCTGTGACGGACTGATTGCACCAGCAACAAGGCCGGACAGGATCAGGGCGGTGAAGAGCGCCGCTCCATCCCTGAAGGTGCTCTGTCCCGGAGTCGGGGCGCAGGGGGGCAGTGTTGAGGATGTTATGAAGGCGGGTGCGGATGCCATAATCGTCGGCAGGGCGATATACAACTCGCCAGACCCAAGAGAGTCTGCAAGGCGATACTTCGAGGAGTTGAGGTCTGTGAGGGAGAAGATTGACAGGAAGGATGGAAAAGCTAATTAA
- a CDS encoding 4Fe-4S binding protein codes for MKVLRLADPEKCVGCGLCMFACSRKNARDPRMGIGHAGIRAVSLSGFERGATVIFCHACAEPPCAQVCPTNALRPRKGGGVTYSEKDCLGCRTCVDACKIGAIFGRDDGKIAVCVHCGYCVDFCPHGVLEVVEA; via the coding sequence ATGAAGGTGCTGAGGCTGGCTGACCCGGAGAAGTGCGTGGGCTGCGGGCTTTGCATGTTCGCATGCTCAAGAAAAAACGCCAGGGATCCGAGGATGGGTATAGGTCATGCGGGCATAAGGGCTGTGAGCCTGAGCGGGTTCGAGAGGGGGGCGACGGTCATCTTCTGCCACGCTTGCGCTGAGCCTCCATGCGCTCAGGTGTGCCCGACAAACGCTCTGAGGCCGAGGAAGGGAGGAGGGGTCACTTACAGCGAGAAGGATTGCTTGGGGTGCAGGACGTGCGTGGATGCGTGCAAGATCGGGGCGATATTTGGGAGAGATGATGGCAAGATAGCCGTCTGCGTCCACTGCGGGTACTGCGTTGACTTCTGCCCCCACGGAGTTCTGGAGGTGGTTGAGGCATGA
- a CDS encoding tRNA(Met) cytidine acetyltransferase TmcA codes for MTVRALMSEIERACRTANENRHRYMVFICSKDLNDRVMKIAKRAYKHHLKARNRKKGSERLLLAGRSYFNELAEKYFDGDIIHYKESGKVLGQTYDSLIIDLTEGFHPNDLGILIETVREGGIILALSPPVDAWFDLKGKWHEDLVSEPYTVEDVVPRFYRRFIKKTLQAQGVIIFDADKRKIVKKYEFTKEFESREEIVIPEKREIKKKLYKLCATQDQVRVLESFETFFDRKKDRKAVVITADRGRGKTAVLGIVTPYIISRLERVLKRPVRVLVVAPSPQAVQTYFEFLKKALVRQGMKNFSEKKSGDKVTVINSRYARVEYAVPMRAMVEKDFADVVIVDEAAGIDVPVLLRIIEGVKYAIFSTTIHGYEGTGRGFAIRFLKRIEQEEDIEIVKIHLREPIRYGSGDPIERWLYDVLLLDAQPAELDESDIEKIRKGELEFEEIDKDALIEDDELLREFFGIYVLAHYRNRPSDLVILLDMPNHLPLRVKVNGKTVCSLHVAVEGGMDEETVRKLSDGYKPKGQIIPDLILKHYWDYSFPELTGIRIVRIATHPSVMDMGIGSFALQRLVEWAESRDMDWAGSGFGVSPELLRFWSRNGFVPVHITPQRNEVSGEHTVIVLRALKMHIQSRIDDINAEFVRRVIEYLGDELKDIELETAIGLLNSLRKEIRACEPEYTRVERRRMKKYFQGHSLFEYVSDIARPLVRYYYTRTDKADLDEREERVLVAKCLMMRHWREIDDSRAYRRMLKALKKVWEWYHGAEED; via the coding sequence ATGACCGTGAGAGCACTTATGAGTGAGATCGAGAGAGCCTGCAGAACTGCCAACGAGAACAGGCACAGGTACATGGTCTTCATCTGCTCCAAGGATCTGAACGACAGGGTGATGAAGATCGCCAAGAGAGCGTACAAGCACCACCTCAAGGCGAGGAACAGGAAAAAGGGCTCGGAGAGACTGCTCCTTGCTGGCAGGAGCTACTTCAACGAGCTCGCGGAGAAGTACTTTGACGGAGATATCATCCACTACAAGGAGAGCGGAAAGGTTCTGGGTCAGACCTACGACAGCCTGATAATAGATCTGACCGAGGGTTTTCACCCCAACGATCTGGGAATTTTAATCGAGACCGTCAGGGAGGGTGGGATAATTCTCGCCCTCTCACCCCCGGTTGATGCCTGGTTTGATTTAAAGGGGAAGTGGCATGAGGATCTGGTAAGCGAGCCATACACTGTTGAGGATGTCGTTCCAAGATTTTACAGGAGGTTCATAAAGAAGACCCTTCAGGCTCAGGGAGTGATAATTTTTGACGCCGATAAGAGAAAGATCGTCAAGAAGTACGAGTTCACGAAGGAGTTTGAGTCGAGAGAGGAGATAGTCATCCCTGAAAAAAGGGAGATAAAGAAGAAGCTGTACAAGCTCTGCGCAACTCAGGATCAGGTCAGGGTTCTGGAGAGCTTTGAGACCTTCTTCGACAGAAAGAAGGACAGGAAAGCGGTGGTTATAACAGCAGACAGAGGAAGGGGAAAGACGGCGGTTCTCGGGATAGTCACGCCCTACATCATCTCGAGGCTCGAGAGGGTGCTGAAGAGGCCTGTCAGGGTGCTCGTCGTCGCACCCAGCCCGCAGGCGGTTCAGACGTACTTCGAATTTCTGAAGAAGGCTCTGGTGAGACAGGGGATGAAAAACTTCAGCGAGAAGAAGAGCGGTGACAAGGTCACGGTGATAAACAGCAGGTACGCGAGGGTTGAGTATGCTGTGCCTATGAGGGCGATGGTGGAGAAGGACTTTGCCGACGTGGTGATAGTGGATGAAGCTGCGGGTATTGACGTGCCCGTCCTTCTCAGGATAATCGAGGGCGTGAAGTACGCGATATTCTCAACAACGATCCACGGCTACGAGGGGACCGGAAGGGGGTTCGCCATAAGGTTCCTCAAGAGGATAGAGCAGGAGGAGGACATAGAGATAGTCAAGATACACCTAAGGGAGCCCATAAGGTACGGCTCCGGAGACCCGATCGAGAGGTGGCTGTACGATGTCCTGCTGCTCGACGCCCAGCCTGCTGAGCTTGACGAAAGCGACATTGAGAAGATAAGGAAGGGCGAGCTGGAGTTCGAGGAGATCGACAAGGATGCGCTCATAGAAGATGACGAACTCCTGAGAGAGTTTTTCGGGATATACGTGCTCGCCCACTACAGGAACAGGCCTTCCGATCTGGTAATCCTCCTCGACATGCCAAATCACCTCCCGCTCAGGGTGAAGGTGAACGGAAAGACCGTCTGCTCCCTCCATGTTGCCGTTGAGGGGGGGATGGACGAGGAGACGGTGAGGAAGCTTTCGGACGGCTACAAGCCCAAGGGTCAGATAATCCCCGACCTGATACTCAAGCACTACTGGGACTACTCTTTCCCCGAGCTTACTGGAATCAGGATCGTCAGGATAGCCACCCATCCATCTGTCATGGACATGGGCATTGGGAGCTTCGCCCTCCAGAGGCTGGTGGAGTGGGCCGAAAGCAGGGATATGGACTGGGCTGGGAGCGGGTTTGGCGTTTCTCCAGAGCTTTTGAGGTTCTGGTCGAGGAACGGGTTCGTGCCGGTGCACATAACCCCCCAGAGGAACGAGGTCTCTGGAGAGCACACCGTGATAGTGCTGAGGGCTCTGAAGATGCACATCCAGTCAAGGATAGATGACATAAACGCGGAGTTCGTGAGGAGGGTGATAGAGTATTTAGGGGATGAGCTGAAAGACATTGAGCTCGAAACCGCGATAGGGTTGCTCAACAGCCTGAGGAAGGAGATCAGGGCGTGCGAGCCAGAGTACACGAGGGTCGAGAGGAGAAGGATGAAGAAGTACTTCCAGGGTCACAGCCTTTTCGAGTACGTTTCCGACATAGCGAGACCGCTCGTGAGGTATTACTACACGAGAACTGATAAGGCCGATCTGGACGAGAGGGAGGAGAGGGTTCTGGTTGCCAAGTGCCTCATGATGCGGCACTGGAGAGAGATTGACGACAGTCGCGCTTACAGGAGGATGTTGAAGGCGTTAAAAAAGGTCTGGGAGTGGTATCATGGAGCAGAAGAGGATTAA
- a CDS encoding phosphate signaling complex PhoU family protein produces MRVLEERLGRIRGELLELHALSKKAVALCLDAMYGEEVAKYEVEKIERQADVMNSDIENDALSAVALFQPVAKDLRFLATVMRLSGNYERITDLALKIARFSVESDFCRGKIEAMHRTVIEMFDIVEAALKGDMRNMRDELVFRDDRIDRLKEEVIKDAEGRTLDMDTLSIVFSATHLERIGDILSKNGARIIFIEEGRRVWIK; encoded by the coding sequence ATGAGGGTGCTTGAGGAGAGGCTTGGAAGAATTAGGGGAGAGCTGCTGGAGCTTCACGCTCTGTCGAAGAAGGCTGTGGCGCTGTGCCTTGATGCGATGTACGGGGAGGAGGTTGCGAAGTACGAGGTGGAGAAGATAGAGCGTCAGGCAGACGTCATGAACAGCGACATAGAGAACGATGCATTATCGGCCGTGGCACTTTTTCAGCCGGTAGCAAAGGATCTCAGGTTCCTTGCAACAGTTATGAGACTTTCCGGAAACTATGAGAGGATAACCGACCTTGCTCTGAAGATTGCGAGGTTCAGCGTTGAAAGCGACTTCTGCAGGGGAAAGATTGAGGCGATGCACAGAACCGTGATCGAGATGTTCGACATAGTTGAGGCAGCGCTGAAGGGGGACATGAGGAACATGCGCGACGAACTCGTCTTCAGAGACGACAGGATAGACCGGTTGAAGGAGGAAGTCATAAAGGACGCAGAGGGGAGAACGCTCGATATGGACACCCTGAGCATCGTTTTTTCAGCAACACACCTCGAGAGGATTGGAGATATTCTGAGTAAGAACGGAGCGAGGATTATTTTCATAGAGGAGGGACGCAGGGTCTGGATAAAGTGA
- a CDS encoding ASCH domain-containing protein, which produces MEQKRINFDSEYVEAIIDGRKVTTVRKGIKRYPVGRIVDLTADNKPFARARVDKVVVKRVKELTDDDAKLDGFESREELIEALKRIYGKVRDEEFVTVVHFTVVE; this is translated from the coding sequence ATGGAGCAGAAGAGGATTAATTTCGATTCAGAGTATGTTGAGGCGATAATCGACGGCAGGAAGGTAACTACTGTCAGAAAGGGGATAAAGAGGTACCCTGTCGGAAGGATCGTGGATCTGACAGCGGACAACAAACCTTTCGCCAGGGCGAGGGTGGACAAGGTTGTGGTCAAGAGAGTTAAGGAGCTCACAGATGATGATGCAAAGCTTGACGGCTTCGAGAGCAGGGAGGAGCTCATAGAGGCTCTGAAGAGGATATACGGAAAGGTGAGGGACGAGGAGTTCGTCACGGTGGTTCACTTCACCGTGGTGGAGTAG
- a CDS encoding arsenate-mycothiol transferase ArsC has product MRVLFVCVENTCRSVMAEAVFNRMARRWRAESAGLKAGGEYDSMALRVLEERGYEVVNREPRSLDSVRLEDYALVVTVCDESLCVSINHPRVERWSVEDPKGGSREDYVRTLEELEKRVADLVRRLEDEGA; this is encoded by the coding sequence TCGTGTGTGTGGAGAACACGTGCAGGAGCGTTATGGCAGAGGCGGTGTTCAACAGAATGGCAAGAAGGTGGAGGGCAGAGAGTGCCGGCCTTAAGGCTGGAGGGGAATACGACTCGATGGCGCTGAGGGTTCTCGAGGAGAGGGGCTACGAGGTTGTGAACAGAGAGCCGAGGAGCCTTGACTCTGTGAGGCTGGAGGACTACGCTCTTGTCGTGACGGTGTGTGATGAGAGCCTCTGCGTTTCAATCAACCATCCGCGCGTTGAAAGGTGGAGTGTTGAGGATCCAAAGGGTGGGAGCAGGGAGGATTACGTCAGAACCCTCGAGGAGCTTGAGAAGAGGGTTGCAGATCTTGTAAGGAGGTTGGAAGATGAGGGTGCTTGA